A region of the Harpia harpyja isolate bHarHar1 chromosome 14, bHarHar1 primary haplotype, whole genome shotgun sequence genome:
GAACATAATATAGTCATTAAAGTGTAGGCACATGGTGGCTGCATAAAGTTGCAACAGCTTTTGCTTCTCCTTGCCAGCTGAAATGCAAACTGCCACTCACCTCCCACTGCTCTGGGGATCTATTCAGAAGAACACAGGGCACATCTTGGCCCACACTGCATTTACATGTCAaggtttcagaaagaaatgagctCTTCTTCCACATATAGCAGCTGAGAAGCAATTATTGTCCTTGTCTCTGCAATGGAGACTTCCACTATTGGTTTTCTTCTGCACTGGCATCACACTAAGGACACTGCACAGGGTCATCTTCTGCTGATGGGTAGTAACTTGCTAAGCTTCAATGGCCCAATGTGTGTCTGAGCTCAGGGGCCTGAGGGAAATAGGGTTTCCTGGATGACTTCTTGCTGAGATCTGACCTAAGGTACTGTGTTTCTAATTGCATTTATTCCTATTAATTCAAGCTTGCACAGACACAAAAGGAGCATCCCCGGTTCAGACTTTGCACCAAGTGTTCCTGCCCCGAACTCatccttcctttgctttccaaacAAACAGCCAGCATCAGCTCTAGGGTGCATCTGTTTTCCTTGTCACTCATGAAAGCATAgatttggggaagggagggggttAATTTGTGCCTTCCTCACTCTCGAAGGAAGGGGTCAGGTGCCTGAGCAACCCCCAGGCATTATAAACATGGACCAACTGGACTCAGACTTTTCTGGCGGATGCATTAGCTGAATCCACTGGCTCAGGACAGGAGTAACTGTAACAGGAGTAACAGGGAGCAAGAGCATGTGATCAATGGTGTCTTGCCTCAAAGTCTGTAAGCTTATGTCATTGGGTCCTTGGTCCGTTAAAAGGTCCTCCGCAAAAGACTCTGAGCCTCACCTGAACTCACACAGTGTGTCTCCAGAGCCATTTTTTGTCCTCTTGTTTTGTATTCATCATGTTAGCACTCACGATGGACAGCTAAATGCTCGGTGCAATAGCTTTGGCTGGTTCATCCTTCACCTATATCCATTCTCCACACTTTCCCTAACAGCTTGAAGTGGAAGGTGAGTTTTAGTACGTAGCACATGGCTGTGCAAAGAAATTCACATCCACGGATGTGCTGGGTGTGGTGGTGGAAAATCTCTGAAGCTCTCCCAAAGCACAGTCCCCCCACCCTGTTGTGACATCCCTCTCAAATATCTCAGAGCTTAGGCTGAGTGGGAGGTCCAAATGTGAACACGAGTACTAATCCCTATTTGAGATTATATTCCTGTCCCAGCCTGCTCTCCCTATCTTTCATGCTTTGCTGGGACACCGTTTCCTGCAACCAGAGTCCCATCTGCCAGAGAAGGCACCCCAATGGTGCCTGGGGTGAAGCTGTGGGACGGAGCTGCTCTGATGTTTCCAATCCTCCCAGGAAATGAAGAGACACCTTAAAatatttggttatttttaataGTGTAAAAGGTGTCAGCAACTGTGCAGGACAGAAGAGCTAGAAAGGTATGAAACTTCACTGGAGTAACCTACGGTGGAGCCTACAATATCTGTAGGGCCCTCtgtcctcctctttcccttcccacccttCTGAGCCTTTGCTGGCAGAGCAGGTCATGTTGGTATATCCCTTATAGCTCCGTAAGTATAGCTGCTCACTGACGGTTCTGCATGTCCTTCCGTTTCACCTCCATAGAGATGTCTGTGAGGTCTTGGATAAACTGCTGAATCTAGGGTGGGGATGAGAGACGGCAGagctcagagcagggctgggaacaggaggcagaggggagctTGTTGGCCCTTCTGGAGGGCAATTTCAACAACCAAACTGAGCAGGAGGATAAGGCATTTGCCTTGCTGGATCTGCACCACCAGAATAGGCTTTTGTGTGTGAGTCTGAGTTCAGGGCAAGAGTGAATGAAACCAAACCTCGGCCATGGGTTgatctgcagctcctgccccagcctgcctggCTCCCACTCCTTCTACCCCTACAGGGACCCACAAGCTGCTCCACCTCCTCAGATGAGACAGGTTTGCCTGCTGTCCTCTGCCCGTTCCCCTTGCCCAAGAGAGAGCCCAGGTGAAAAGGAAGGTGTCTGCTGAGCACATTGATTTCTCTGGGCTTTCCCCTCCCTTTGGGCAGCTGAGAGTCATTACTGCTCCTCTTGCTGGGCAGGGTCTGGCTTGGCTTTACCATGTTCAGTTGTCTGTGGCTGTCATCCACTGGCACGTTCAGGTTTGCTTTCAGCTGCGTGCTCATGCACTGGAAGAGGTTGAAGATGGCCATCTTGATGGTCCCCAGCTGCAGGGTTTTCTTGGCAGTCGTGTTCTGGATGTCGGCCCAGCAAGTCTCCTGAGAAGAGAGGACACATGCAGCATGGGGACATGCTCCAGCAAAGATGCTGCTTCAGCACTGGAGACCCTGGCTTGGAGACCCTAACTTTCACACTCATCTGTTTTGCTAGGAGGAACCTATCcttgcccagggctgtgctggaggtcATTCAACTTGGTGTGGAAGCAGATCCAGCAACCACCACAGCTGCTCCTTGCCCCAGGAACCTCCCCATctctctgccagctcctgcagtCCTCACTCTGGCAGGTCCTCCCTGCAGGTCCCATTTGCACTCCCCACAGCAGGGCTAGCTGGTACCCCAGGAGCAGCACATCTCACTGCCATCCTCCCAGACCAAGTGTTTTCCAGCTTTGCCTGATGGGACCCAACTCCTGGAGCCTGGAGTACCCAATAAGGGAATTTGGCAAGCCCCTCTCAGAGTGGTGCAAAGGGAGCAGAGGCCAGCAGAGCTGAGGGCATTTCTGCATACTGAGCACTGGCTACACATTGATGTACCTCATTACAGCCCAGTTTACCATCACATTGGTCACTTTTGGACtggcaaggaggaaggagaaggggtgAGACCTGGTGGGCAGATGCTGTGCAAAGgatgaaaacaaataataaaaatcagcaaaaccagCTTCGCTCTGAGGCCTGAGTCATGAACAGCGGAGACCATGAGACACGCCACACTGAAGCCCCATTACAGGGATGATGGTGCAAGGCATGGTGAATGGAAAAGAGTATGACCAGGCTAGACAAACCCAATGGGCACATGGTAGAGTATGCTTGGGTTTTGTGCCAAGGCAGACCTCCCCAAAGCCTGGTTAGCTGATCTCTTTTGACTATGAGTTCAAGCAGGAAGTGAAAGATCATGACTGCTTTGTGAGGACCTTGTTTTAAGCCCTGATGTAACTGCTCCAGACTTGGTCTGTCATTCTTCATTCTACAACCCCTTGGAGAGATGCAATTAGGCATCTCCTCCAATCACAAAGGCTGCTACTGGGCCTTGCCATGACCCCATGGCTTAGGGATGAGCCATCAGCTGGTCTTGACACAGCCAGGCCCTGGAGAtcttcccctgcccaccccccatTTCCTTACCCAGGGGAGGACGTCACTTTGAGCCTGATCGAAACGTAGTTGGAGCTGCACCAGTTCATTTTTGTACTGCAGGATCTCAGCTTCTTTCTGTGCGGTGTACTGGTCCAGGAGCACCTTGGCTTGCTCAGACATTTCCTTGTGCTCTAGTTGTGCCTGCAGCAGGTCCTTGTGCATCCTCACCAGTGTCTTGTAGCGCCAAATAACTTCCTGGATCTCCTCAAACTGCAGCACAGGGCTCCTGGTGTTAGCAATCCCCTTGCCCTTCCCCCATCACAATTGCTGTTTGGCACCCTGCCCTGACCAGGGACAACACCTGCCCCAGCTAAAAGATCTTCCCTTCTTGACACGGCTATTGCCCCAGTTGATTTGTGAGCATCGCCACATTCCCTGTATGATGACATCCCACTATGCTAGTCCCAGAGCTGTCACTGACATAAGCAAGGGGAGATATTGCATCTCTTCCCCAGGTGAGCAGTGCTTCGataaaacacaaagcaagcaCAACTGCAACTGTCAGTGCCATGTCACCTAGATATGGGAGAGGGGCAGCTGGGACTGCAGGAGTATGAACAATGTATGGAGTGATGCCTGGGCAACCTTGAAAGAGGGCACAGCTTTTTTGACAACTGCCTGGGTTCCCATTCCTGGGCAGCTTTTCAATTCTCCCAAACCATCAATGTGACATGAAACAGTGACACAAAGGGGTCCCCATTCCCCTCAGCCCTGCGCTTTTCCCCCTTCTAACAGTTTTTCTTTGGATTTCTCAAGCCTTCATCTCCTTTTCCGGTTCTCCTCCCCTAACTCCAGTCCCCTTGGCTCAGATTGGTTGCAGGAAACTTGTTCCCATCCTATCTGAGGTCTCTGGGTTTGACCAAGTGTTATGATTTCCCTGGACTTGCCTTATGTCCTCTAGGTTTAACACCCACATAAGGTCTTCCTTGAGGCCATGATCTGTCTCTCTCATGTCCAAACTCACCTGTGAGATCTTCACCACATCCTCCAGGTATTTGTTGAAGATGGAGTACTTCTGAACTTTGTTGGAGAGTTTCTGGTGCTTATTTCTCAGGGCTTCCAGTTCCCTCTTAGCTCTCAAGAGCTCGCTCTCCTTTTgtatcttcctctctctctctttgctggCTTTCTTCAGTGCTTGGATTCGCATCTTATCATTTTCCTGGTGACGTTTCCcccaccaacacacacacacacacacacacacacacacatagagggaaaggaaggcaagGGAAGATGGAGTTGGGTCACTCAACAGCACTGGGAGGAGATACCTTTACAGAGGAGAGACCAGTGCTGGAGCACTCATGGGAGCATTTTCACTCCCTGTTTAACAGGGCCATCCCTCTTGCATTGACCCTTCAGTCTTGGAGACAGGCACCTGGGACGGCACTCTTATTTTCAGACCTACTGGCATCTGTCCCTGGAAGACACCAGGGTGTCAACAGTGGGGACAGGCTGAGACCCTTCTTGGGGGATGTTTGGGGCCCTCAGGAGATCACACTGGTACAGGACAAGCTCTCTCCCGCCCAAGTCCTACCAGGTCTTTCCACATCTGTGGTACAAAACCCCATACCCTGCCAGTCCTGTTCACAACTCCAGGCTCAAGGGAGGCTTAGACAGATGTGGTGGCCCAAGAATGTCTCCccaagggaggggaggaggtggtggtgcgGCTCAGGGTCATGTCAGCTGAGCTGATCGGGGCAGGTGTACCTTTAAAATCCTCCCAGATTTCTCCATGTAGGTTTTCAGCTGAGCCTCCTTGGCATGGAGGTCACTCCACCGGCAGGTTATGACTTTCATCCTCTCCCTGAAGGCCTGGCAGCACCAGAACAAGCGTGACATGGCTGCCTGCACCCAGAGCCAGTCACCTGCCCGCTGCTGCCCTCCAAAAAACCACAAGCCTTCCCAACCATGCCCCAGCACCCTCCCATCTTTCTcacctcttccttcacctccagAGCCTTTTGCATCAGTTGGGcttgtttcttcttctcctggAGGCGAATAAATGGAGACAGGGAGTCCTCCTCTGTCAGTCTGAGTTTCCTGCCACAGAAGTTTTCATTAAGGTTACAGACTTGGTCCAGTACCTTGGCAGGGTGTTGGGTTGCTCTGCCCCGTCACCCCACCTGGGACACAGTCTCAGATCCCGTCTGGCAGCATGGCATCCCCACCCCTCTTCAGTGGGGATCCCACTGACAGAGCAAGGAGGTGTTACAGGGAGgaacagggctgggggagggaggtaCAAGAGGGGACCGAAGTGTGGAGATAAGGGATGGGAGTTTGCCatggtgggggaaggagggatggaggagacaGGAGAAGAGGATGGAGGGGATGGAGGTGGGTGGAGAAGCCCCCTCACCTGAGCAAGTGCAGGAGGTTCTGCCTGTATTGCATGTGGAAATAGGCCAACAGGTCCTCGTCGCCCATGGTGGCCATCGCTGCAGCCACCAGCAGGGCTCAGGGGACTCAGGTCCTCCTGGCACTGGTCCTCTCCCAAGTCAGCCCAGGAGCTGCCCTGCAAGCCTGAGGGCTTGGCGGTGtgtgggagaggcagctgggcaggggatgAGCCCCTGGGTGCCTcttgcctctgctttcccaggaCCTTCCTTGCCTCGGTCGTGCCTGTGGCCACCGGCTGTTGGTTAGTTGGCATGGAACAGTTGCCAGGGGCAGTTGGAAGATGCTCAGGTGGTTACTTGGCAACCAAAGTGGGGCGATGCCCCCACATCAGTGAGGGGGACTGACCACTGTGTCCGGGACCAGGACTTTCTTTCCCTTACTCTCatgttctctgttttttcctctgctaaaaATCAGCCCTTGTGTCCTGTGACCTCTGCTGTCTTGGGCAAGGTATTTCAGCGTCCCCAACATCCACATCCCACTGTCTCAGAGTTCAGGGTAGGAGCTTGCTCCTTCTCTCCCAAAACACCAGATGAAAAGACACTTAAACTGAGGCACATACTCAGGGATGCTTGATCACTCTACTGCCCATGGTTCCCTCTCTGTGTGAGACTGAGGTCTACCATTCGCTaaaattaactgattttttttaaatttattttttccctagagCAAGGCATTTGAAGAAGGTCCATTGCGCAGAATAAAGTGGTGGTATTCATGGGCTAGGTGGGGGAAAACCTACAGATGATGGTGACCTTGGGGTCTGCTCCTTCCACAGGAGATTTCACCCTCTGATGTTTGCTTCTGTCAGTCTCTGGCTTCCTCACTGACAACATACAAGAGCATTTCTGTGAGCTACTGAAGCTGAAACACCCCTGGCTTGGTGGAAAAGGGTATGACTCTCTGGAGGGAGAAGTATTCTAGTCTGTTACAACCCTAACTTGCATCAGGGAAATTGTTTTCAGGCAAACGTCACCCCCTTGCTCATTATAAACCAGTAGGAGCTAGGGAAAGTCTGCCAGATCCATCTGACACTTTAAACAGCAAGAAGATGTATGGCCCAGGAAAGGACCATTTATTACATGAGAGATGCTTCGTTTAGAGACAAATGACCCAAGGCACAGCAGTGAATATGCCTGGCTTTTCTTACTGAGGTTCAAATCAGTCCCGTCAGCGACAGGTGACTTTCCCTCTGTCCATCCCAAGGTTATCATGGGGCTGTTCCCATCCTGACAGGTCAGGCAGATTAAACCTGGTGTTCTGGAGCAGTTTCTGGACCTTGTCAGGGACAAGTCTTGGCCAGGAGTGGGACAAGTCTTGCCTGGGAGCGGGGCTTGTGCCTGCCTGTGAGGTGAGGGGGCTCAGCCCTTCCTCCAGCAGGCAGGGATCCTCTCTGGAAAAGTCCTGCCGACCCTTGCATCccctgggctggaggagctgctggtcCCCAGCAGAGCATGGGAACCTACGGGATGAGCAACCCAGAAGGTCTCAGTGCATCTGAATTTCAAGtacttgctgcagagctgggagttGGGGCAGACTTTCTCTGGGAAGCAACAGTTACCTGCTCTTTCACACAAGCAGAGCTGTGGAGCTGTGTGTGTCCTTGTCCTCCCCTGGCTGAACTGTgctgtctgaaaagaaaaaaaccctacaatttTGGGGAGAGCAGTCTGAGGCAGGTGCTGGGCACCAGGATCAGCACTTCAAGCAATTAAAGTTCATTATCATTATGAATAATTGGAGACAGACATTTCCAAGGGGAAGCACTGGCTGACTTCCCAGTCTGACTGAGAACTCCCCATTATGTGCCATTTTGTCACACAAATGACAGATGGGCTCCAGGGAGCAAGTGATGTAATCAGTTACCTTCCTGCTTGTTAGGCACATACAACACCGAGGGGCTGCCCCTGTCCCTTTGGCTTCACGGTATTTCATTGTTCCTGAGGAGGTGCTGTCCTTCCACAGCAAGGATAGAAAGCGCAGCCCATAATAAAATCCCTGGGGTTTTACCTTCCCCCATAGATAGCTGTGGGATTCTCGCTTTCCACGCTGAACGGTCTGAGCAAACCTACTGCTGCCTGCAAGCTTGTGAATGAAGGAGAAGTCACcactgggttttattttattgatCAGTAGAAGTTTTGGCTGAGTCCAAGGACGGTCAATCAAATGCTAAAGGGCTCATGGGAGTTTTGGGGATCTCCCAATACTCTTGTGCCCAGGGAAAGCCCCTTCCTGTGCATCCTTTTTGCCCTGGGCAGGCAGTGGGGAGCTGCAGGCTTAGCACAGCAGAGAGCCAAGCTCAAACTGCTTGGGTCACTCTCAGCCTTTCTTGTGTGGCATCCCACAGACTAGCCATCACCAATGTTATCTCACGGATtctctctgctcctgcctccacCTCCCCTGTTTCAGCAGACAGCAGAGCTGCTTGGATTGGAGATCTTTGTGTGCCCCATCTGTACAGCACCTTGTGACATTCGCTCCTTGTCATCACCACAATGCATAATGACGCGCATAAAATATGTGCACTGCAGCAAACCAGTCTGATGCCATTGTCTGAGGCCAGGAGTCCCCAAAACTTTATTCGGGGGGTCATCTTCAGTGTGAGACAGTGAGCTGGCTGAGCACAGGACTGTTAAGTCCAGAAGATGTGGTGGTGTTGCCAGGGTACCAATGATGTCTGGTAGGGTGTTGGGAAGGTGCTCTGGAGAGTGGCTCCCATGGACTCACCTTGATGGGTTTCCCATGTGGTACATGGGGCTGAGCTTCTCCTGGAACAAACCCCAGGAAAAGACTGGACAGGATGGCTGGGTCTGTCTGGGTACATTACTGGGGATCCCCGGTCTGCCGTTGTTTTCTGAGTTCCTCcatgtttgcactgatgaagcTTGTATGTGTTCATAGCTTTCTGTGGCGGTCCCCAACATGGCTGGGCCAGGGTATCACTCAAAGTTCCCTCCCGCCAGTGTTTCTCTGGACTCTTTCATCTTTGCGAGTATGATCCCTTTCACATATTATCCAACAGTCATATCCAGTGCATCCAGGCTCTGATAGAGCCCTTTGTGCTTGCATTGCCCGGCCACAGCTCTGCCCAGAACAGCTGTCTGCTGTGGAGAGGACGCTTGGGTCGAGCGTCTATACCAGAAAAATTAGTAAGGAATCAAAAGGGGGACTAGCACCAAACAGCCACTATCCTGGGGACATAGGAACAACCTAAGCTATGAAAGGTGATCTCAGCCCTCGTGGTTGGTAGGGGAAGAGGAGGCGAAAGCAGTGCTTGGAGGAGGAAGGTTTgggatggagggagaggaaaTGCTGTGATGGGTGGAGGGGGGAAGACATGGGTGACCAAGTGGGTCTGAAAATACACCTTGTGTGTATTTTCCCCTGAAGGTGAAAAGGCTGTTAGCTGGCCTAACAGAGAGACCTGAATTTTAAGTACCCAGTGACATGCAGGTACCCACCATGCAGCACCACAGTGCTCTGGGCATCTGCACTGACTCCCTCCTCTGTCTCGTAGCATCCTTATCCCCGCAGGACTGGTGAACCCAGCCCATGAATCACCCAAACCCACCTGCTCTCCTGGCTCTTGTCTGCTCCGAAATCAACAGACCCTGTCAGCAGACCTGCTTCCAGGAGTGCTGGACCCTCCTGAGCTGGTGTCCAGTGGATGGGAAATCCTGAGCTGGGATTCGGTCCTTTGCCCGCCTGGAGGGAAGCCGAGCAGGATGAGATCAGACTCTGCATTTCACAGCATTGGTGAAAGTGCTTGCagacagcttttttctttttttaatgttcctaATCACCATTTGCCACTTTTATCCTCACGCCGAGGTTTTATCTTCAACAAACGCTTTCCTCCTCAATACACTATGCATTAAAAGAGTTTCTTCCTATTATGCTCTCCATAGCAACTGCATCAGCTTGCCATGAATAAAGTACCTCTGACTTGACATCCCTTATTAGAatacagaaaatgccatttctgaGTCATAGCTACCCAGAAGAAACCTTTTCTGTTCATCCCTTAGGTACATCCCCCACCTTTTTATTCTTTGAAGGaaactgcattatttattttttttcttttaaatctcctCTGCTTTTGAAGCCCCTGGAGTTGaaggctgatggaaagctgacacaGACTTTCCCTTCTGGCTTTCAGAAGCTCCCAGCGCAGTACAAAACGCCCTTGGTGACAGCTGATTCCTCTAAATCACATTGGGCTCTGTATTGGCATGACTTTGAATGGCCAAATCTCTTCCCAGCATCTTTCCTCAGCTCTTAGGTCCCCAAAGGACAGGCTTAAGGGAGAAGATGAGCTTCTGTCCAGGGAGAGCATGATGCTGTACCTTGGTGGGCACAGCCAGCATGGGGGTGTTAAAACACAGTATCTTCATTGAGTGCCCAGGGCTTCTTGGAGTTGGGGAGCAGTTCCTATGTGGAACTGGGACCGTCTGGAGCCGAGGGAaggtccctgccctgctccacgAGTCTGTCCAGCCTGAGATACCTCCCAGATTGCCAAAGCACTTGAATTTTCTCTGGGACAGTGCGGACACGGCCCAGGAGAGGGAGCACTTATTAAACAAGTGTGCAGTCCCAGATGCAGTCTCAGTCCTGCCTGTTTCCTTGCCCTGGTATAACTCCAGGCAGCCTTTCTGGTGGTGGGCAAGGGTCCAGCCCTTCCGCACAGCATACCCTTCTTCTGCCCTGTTCCCATCCCAGCCTGTCCCTTCGGTGTAAATGCAGTTGATGCTGATGGCAACGCAGGAGAAATGTGCTGATGTGTaagggggaaggggtgggggagcCTGAGTCActgctgggtgccccccccccccgggctcccctgCTACCTTCTCTCTGAGTCATCCAGCACAGCAGGATTTCGGCTTAACTCCCAGAAAGCCAAGGCTGTTGGAGatgcccatctcctctgagaaCCTCAGCACCTCTTGGGCAGGCTGGACTCTGCTCTGCGGAGTGGATGTTTGCCCTCTCCCAGGGTTCCCTGACAGGGATTTGTCCCAACATCTGTACCTACACCCCAATCCAAAGGGTCCTTCAGGGTGCACCTCCCACGTTGTGGCTTGGGGGAGGAAGAGGCTCAGGCTTGGGGGCTGatgcaagaagcagcaggagaaggagctAAGAAGTGGTTTCCAAACACCAGACTCTCTGCCTATTTGCAAACTAGCACATGCTTAAATTCACTTAGTCATTTCCAGGCACCTGAGAGACAGCATGGGCTAATGGGAAGGCACAGGGCAGCTCTGCTCTACCACCAGCCTTGCAGCCACAGGAAATCCTtgcctgcttctgcctctgccatCCGGGTCAGAACCTTTTTGCCATGTAGCCTCAGCTTCCAGCATTTGCCCTGGTCCCAGACTTGCCCTTGGGGCTCCTGCAGGGCAGTCACTGCCTACTGCTTACTCCAAGTGCAAGTGACATACTGAAGACGAGAGTGAGTTTGGAGCACCAACCTTACCAGCATTGTGGTGTCATTTCAGGAAATTTCCCTGTTACATGAAGGTTTCACTGTCAGTCCCTGTGTGTTTATATAGGGACTTCTAAAGCCTGACATCCT
Encoded here:
- the CCDC42 gene encoding coiled-coil domain-containing protein 42; its protein translation is MTSSSPCLPAILPGEVLPGSGSRAPAPCPGAVRHAGLDVEDAPHASKPEEVKNLWGLKPNLDNLATVRGNAYSEPGFYPAHFSCVAISINCIYTEGTGWDGNRAEEGYAVRKGWTLAHHQKGCLELYQGKETGRTETASGTAHLFNKCSLSWAVSALSQRKFKCFGNLGALLVAAAMATMGDEDLLAYFHMQYRQNLLHLLRKLRLTEEDSLSPFIRLQEKKKQAQLMQKALEVKEEAFRERMKVITCRWSDLHAKEAQLKTYMEKSGRILKENDKMRIQALKKASKERERKIQKESELLRAKRELEALRNKHQKLSNKVQKYSIFNKYLEDVVKISQFEEIQEVIWRYKTLVRMHKDLLQAQLEHKEMSEQAKVLLDQYTAQKEAEILQYKNELVQLQLRFDQAQSDVLPWETCWADIQNTTAKKTLQLGTIKMAIFNLFQCMSTQLKANLNVPVDDSHRQLNMIQQFIQDLTDISMEVKRKDMQNRQ